The Bombus fervidus isolate BK054 chromosome 3, iyBomFerv1, whole genome shotgun sequence genome includes a window with the following:
- the LOC139985290 gene encoding abaecin, translating into MQEYSSNIKSIFSCCKGTSCGEKNIYKMKAVMFIFVMLATICAVLAFVPYNPPRPGQSKPFPSFPGHGPFNPKIQWPYPLPNPGH; encoded by the exons ATGCAAGAATATTCATCTAACATCAAAAGTATCTTCAGCTGTTGCAAAGGAACAAGTTGTGGAGAG aaaaatatatacaagatGAAGGCAGTAATGTTTATTTTCGTAATGCTTGCCACAATATGTGCAGTCCTTGCATTTGTACCATATAATCCGCCACGACCGGGACAATCTAAACCGTTTCCAAGCTTCCCAGGTCATGGGCCATTCAATCCAAAAATTCAATGGCCATACCCATTACCAAAC CCTGGTCATTAA